In Rhodothermus marinus DSM 4252, a single genomic region encodes these proteins:
- a CDS encoding replicative DNA helicase → MAEFEERPRLSIGEEEAPPYPLEKLTGGRRRTRAQIHALHQQAGRVPPQAVELEQAVLGAMLIEPEAIPRALEILTPEAFYDGRHQRIFRAIVRLFEQNRGVDLLTVTEELRRTGELEQAGDTIYLSELTTRVASAANVEYHARIIAEKALLRRMIEVMTLLVGRAYDPAADAFELLDEVEAEIFRLSDVHLRKAARSMNEVVKETLERLEAIHGRPGGITGVPSGFHQLDALTGGWQRGDLIIIAARPSMGKTAFALSCARNAALHPHYGTGVAIFSLEMGAEQLAQRLLTAEARVDAQAARTGRLRDEDWRKLARAAGRLSDAPIFIDDTPSLGVLELRAKCRRLKAEHDIGLVIVDYLQLMQASHMPRNANREQEIAQISRSLKALAKELNVPVVALSQLSRAVETRGGDKRPQLSDLRESGCLAGDTLITLADGRRVPIRELVSQQNFSVWALNPQTYRLERARVSRAFCTGIKPVYRLTTRLGRSIRATANHRFLTPQGWKRVDELQPGDYLALPRRIPTASTPTLTEAELALLGHLIGDGCTLPHHVIQYTSRDADLATLVAHLATKVFGSKVTPQIRKELRWYQVYLRAARPLAPGKRNPISDWLRDLGIFGLRSYEKKVPALLFCQTSEAIATFLRHLWATDGCIQMRRGKKPYPAVYYATSSYQLARDVQSLLLRLGINARLKTVAQGEKGRVQYHVKVSGREDLLRFVEKIGAVGARQRAALASVYDYLSVRTGNPNRDIIPVALWYELVREAMYQRGISHRQLHANLGMAYGGMTLFRQNLSRARALRLAEAAACPELRQLAQSDVYWDPIVSIEPDGVEEVFDLTVPGPHNFVANDIIAHNSIEQDADVVLFIYRPERYGITVDENGNPTEGIAEIIIGKQRNGPTGTVRLAFINQYARFENLTMYQPEPGTPLPETPDETILPSGPPDEAPF, encoded by the coding sequence ATGGCCGAGTTTGAGGAGCGTCCCCGGTTGAGCATTGGCGAAGAGGAAGCGCCGCCCTACCCGCTGGAGAAGCTGACCGGCGGGCGACGCCGCACGCGTGCCCAGATTCATGCGCTGCACCAGCAGGCCGGACGCGTGCCGCCCCAGGCCGTCGAGCTGGAGCAGGCCGTGCTCGGCGCCATGCTCATCGAGCCGGAGGCGATCCCCCGGGCACTGGAGATCCTGACGCCCGAGGCCTTCTACGACGGCCGCCACCAGCGCATCTTTCGGGCCATCGTCCGGCTGTTCGAGCAGAACCGGGGCGTCGATCTGCTGACGGTTACCGAGGAGCTGCGGCGCACGGGCGAGCTGGAGCAGGCCGGCGACACGATCTACCTGAGCGAACTGACCACCCGCGTGGCCTCGGCGGCCAACGTCGAATACCACGCCCGGATCATCGCCGAGAAGGCGCTCCTGCGCCGCATGATCGAGGTGATGACGCTCCTGGTGGGCCGTGCCTACGATCCGGCCGCCGACGCCTTCGAGCTGCTCGACGAGGTGGAGGCCGAGATCTTCCGGCTCTCGGACGTGCACCTGCGCAAGGCGGCCCGTTCGATGAACGAGGTCGTCAAAGAGACGCTGGAGCGGCTGGAAGCCATTCACGGCCGGCCGGGTGGCATCACGGGCGTTCCCAGCGGCTTCCACCAGCTCGATGCGCTGACGGGCGGCTGGCAACGGGGCGATCTGATCATCATCGCGGCCCGTCCGTCGATGGGCAAGACCGCCTTCGCGCTGAGTTGTGCGCGCAACGCCGCGCTGCACCCGCACTACGGCACGGGCGTGGCCATCTTCTCCCTGGAGATGGGCGCCGAACAGCTGGCCCAGCGCCTGCTGACGGCCGAGGCCCGCGTCGATGCCCAGGCGGCCCGCACCGGACGGCTGCGCGACGAGGACTGGCGTAAGCTGGCCCGCGCGGCCGGCCGCCTCTCGGACGCGCCGATCTTCATCGACGACACCCCCTCGCTCGGCGTGCTCGAACTCCGCGCCAAATGCCGCCGCCTGAAGGCCGAGCACGACATCGGGCTGGTGATCGTCGACTACCTGCAGCTCATGCAGGCTTCCCACATGCCGCGCAACGCCAATCGCGAGCAGGAAATCGCCCAGATCTCCCGCTCGCTCAAGGCACTGGCCAAGGAGCTGAACGTGCCGGTTGTGGCCCTCTCCCAGCTCAGCCGTGCCGTCGAAACCCGCGGCGGCGACAAACGCCCCCAGCTCTCCGATCTACGCGAAAGCGGATGCCTTGCCGGAGACACCCTGATTACGTTGGCCGATGGACGACGTGTACCGATTCGCGAGCTGGTGAGCCAGCAGAATTTCTCGGTGTGGGCCCTGAATCCTCAGACGTATCGTCTGGAGCGCGCCCGGGTCAGCAGGGCATTCTGCACCGGGATCAAACCGGTCTATCGTCTGACCACCCGGCTGGGCCGAAGCATCCGGGCCACGGCCAATCACCGATTTCTGACTCCTCAGGGTTGGAAACGCGTGGACGAACTTCAGCCAGGCGACTACCTGGCGCTACCCCGCCGTATTCCCACAGCTTCTACCCCAACCCTCACCGAAGCAGAGCTGGCGCTACTGGGCCACCTCATCGGCGATGGCTGCACGCTTCCGCACCATGTAATTCAATACACAAGCCGAGACGCGGATCTGGCAACACTGGTTGCACACCTTGCCACCAAGGTTTTTGGATCAAAAGTGACACCCCAGATCCGAAAAGAACTTCGCTGGTATCAGGTATACCTTCGAGCAGCCCGGCCTCTTGCTCCAGGAAAACGAAATCCTATCAGCGACTGGCTGAGGGATCTCGGAATTTTTGGCCTTCGCTCCTACGAAAAGAAAGTACCGGCTCTACTTTTCTGTCAAACATCTGAAGCCATAGCCACCTTTCTCCGCCACTTATGGGCAACTGACGGCTGCATTCAAATGCGTCGGGGTAAAAAGCCCTATCCCGCCGTGTACTATGCAACCAGCAGCTATCAGCTCGCCCGAGATGTACAGTCGCTGCTTCTGCGCCTTGGCATTAATGCCCGCCTCAAAACAGTTGCCCAGGGAGAAAAAGGGCGAGTTCAGTATCATGTCAAAGTGAGCGGCCGGGAAGATCTTTTGCGCTTTGTAGAAAAAATCGGTGCAGTAGGAGCTCGTCAGCGGGCTGCTCTTGCATCTGTATATGATTATCTGTCTGTGAGAACAGGGAATCCCAATCGGGACATTATTCCCGTTGCACTCTGGTATGAACTGGTGCGTGAAGCCATGTATCAGCGCGGCATCAGCCACCGTCAGTTACACGCCAACCTGGGAATGGCTTACGGTGGAATGACTCTTTTCCGTCAGAACCTGAGTCGCGCACGCGCCCTGCGTCTTGCCGAAGCTGCTGCCTGTCCAGAACTTCGCCAGCTGGCTCAGAGCGATGTCTACTGGGATCCTATCGTTTCGATCGAGCCGGACGGCGTCGAGGAGGTATTCGATCTGACCGTTCCCGGACCGCACAACTTCGTGGCCAACGACATTATCGCTCATAACAGCATCGAGCAGGATGCCGACGTCGTGCTGTTTATCTACCGACCCGAGCGCTACGGCATTACGGTGGACGAAAACGGCAACCCTACCGAGGGTATCGCCGAGATCATTATCGGCAAGCAGCGCAACGGTCCGACCGGCACCGTGCGGCTGGCTTTCATCAACCAGTATGCCCGCTTCGAGAACCTGACGATGTACCAGCCGGAGCCCGGAACGCCCCTGCCCGAGACGCCGGATGAGACCATCCTGCCTTCCGGGCCTCCCGACGAAGCGCCTTTCTGA
- a CDS encoding glycosyl hydrolase — translation MTLLLVWLIFTGVAGEIRLEAEDGELLGVAVDSTLTGYSGRGYVTGFDAPEDSVRFSFEAPRGVYRVVFGVSFSSRFASYALRVDDWHQTGSLIKRGGGFFEASIGEIWLDEGAHTMAFQLMNGALDYVRLEPVSYGPPARPPAQLSDSQATASAQALFAFLLSEYGRHILAGQQQNPYRRDFDAINYVRNVTGKEPALVSFDLIDYSPTREAHGVVHYQTPEDWIAWAGRDGIVSLMWHWNAPTDLIEDPSQDCYWWYGFYTRCTTFDVAAALADTSSERYRLLLRDIDVIAAQLQKFQQADIPVLWRPLHEAAGGWFWWGAKGPEPFKQLWRLLYERLVHHHGLHNLIWVYTHEPGAAEWYPGDAYVDIVGRDVYADDPDALMRSDWNELQTLFGGRKLVALTETGTLPDVEVITDYGIWWSWFSIWTDPFLRDVDPDRLTRVYHSERVLTRDELPDWRSYVLHATTVQPAGDLALAVYPNPGAGRLHVEVGLPVAAPVVVEVFNLLGQRVFQYQAGMQPAGLWRRAFELALAPGVYLVQVRAGNLVARRRWVSVR, via the coding sequence ATGACGCTGCTGCTGGTCTGGCTGATTTTCACCGGCGTGGCCGGAGAGATCCGGCTCGAAGCCGAAGACGGGGAATTGCTGGGCGTTGCGGTCGACTCGACCCTGACGGGCTATTCAGGACGTGGTTACGTCACCGGTTTCGACGCCCCCGAAGACAGCGTGCGTTTTTCCTTCGAGGCGCCCCGCGGGGTCTATCGCGTGGTTTTCGGGGTGTCCTTCTCCTCACGCTTTGCTTCCTATGCGTTGCGGGTGGACGACTGGCACCAGACCGGTTCACTGATCAAGCGGGGCGGGGGCTTTTTTGAGGCCTCCATCGGCGAGATCTGGCTGGACGAGGGGGCACACACGATGGCGTTTCAGCTCATGAACGGAGCCCTGGACTACGTACGCCTGGAGCCGGTCTCGTACGGGCCGCCTGCGCGGCCCCCGGCGCAGCTCAGCGATTCGCAGGCGACCGCCTCGGCGCAGGCGCTCTTTGCCTTTCTGCTTTCGGAGTACGGCCGGCACATCCTGGCCGGGCAGCAACAGAATCCCTACCGACGCGACTTCGACGCGATCAACTACGTTCGTAATGTAACCGGCAAAGAGCCCGCCCTGGTGTCGTTCGACCTGATCGACTACTCGCCCACGCGGGAAGCACACGGGGTCGTGCACTACCAGACGCCGGAAGACTGGATTGCCTGGGCAGGCCGGGACGGCATCGTTTCGCTCATGTGGCACTGGAACGCCCCCACCGACCTGATCGAGGATCCCTCGCAGGACTGCTACTGGTGGTACGGCTTCTACACCCGATGCACAACGTTCGACGTGGCCGCGGCGCTGGCCGACACGAGTTCGGAGCGCTACCGGCTGCTGCTTCGAGACATCGACGTGATTGCCGCCCAGCTTCAGAAATTCCAGCAGGCCGATATTCCCGTGCTCTGGCGGCCGTTGCACGAGGCCGCTGGCGGCTGGTTCTGGTGGGGCGCGAAGGGTCCCGAGCCCTTCAAACAGCTCTGGCGCCTGCTCTACGAGCGTCTGGTGCACCATCACGGGCTGCACAACCTGATCTGGGTGTACACGCACGAGCCGGGTGCGGCCGAGTGGTATCCGGGCGATGCCTACGTGGACATCGTGGGGCGGGACGTGTACGCCGACGACCCCGACGCGCTCATGCGCAGCGACTGGAACGAGCTGCAGACGCTCTTCGGCGGGCGTAAACTGGTGGCGCTGACCGAAACGGGCACCTTGCCGGATGTAGAAGTCATCACCGACTATGGCATCTGGTGGAGCTGGTTTTCGATCTGGACCGATCCGTTTCTGCGCGATGTCGATCCGGATCGCCTGACGCGCGTCTATCACAGCGAGCGCGTGCTGACGCGGGACGAATTGCCCGACTGGCGCAGCTACGTGCTGCATGCGACGACCGTGCAGCCCGCGGGCGATCTGGCGCTGGCCGTGTATCCCAACCCGGGTGCCGGCCGGTTGCACGTGGAAGTCGGATTGCCCGTGGCCGCGCCGGTGGTCGTGGAGGTGTTCAACCTGCTGGGCCAGCGGGTCTTCCAGTATCAGGCGGGCATGCAGCCGGCCGGCCTCTGGCGGCGGGCATTCGAGCTGGCGCTGGCGCCCGGCGTCTATCTGGTCCAGGTGCGGGCCGGGAATCTGGTGGCCCGTCGGCGCTGGGTAAGCGTTCGCTGA
- a CDS encoding NfeD family protein, protein MWPLLLWLMLLPMPAQTPAPVVYRLALEDEPITPATFRFIRRGLREATENGAVCLVVEMDTPGGLVEATRDIVQLFLRSPIPVVVYVTPPGARAASAGVFITLAAHVAAMAPGTHIGAAHPVQLGGGPAAPPDTARVDPMSEKILNDAVAWARALAQYRGRNADWAARAVSESQTLTAREAVAQNVVDLLAPSLDSLLVLLDGRNVALDGQTVTLQTAGATVHMIERWWGERILAALSNPNIAFLLLMLGFYGLLFELYTPGWGIPGTLGAIFLMLGFYGLSILPVNYVGLALLVLGLGMLVAEAFVPSFGLLTVGGVVCLILGGLMLVESPMGFPKVSAALVVPVALATALIALFLLGNALRIQRRPARVGDETLIGQQAVAREDFTPEGDHFQGYVFVHGEWWRACSTAPVRAGQPVRIERREGLRLWVSPIVST, encoded by the coding sequence ATGTGGCCTCTGCTGCTGTGGCTGATGCTGCTGCCGATGCCGGCTCAGACGCCCGCGCCGGTGGTTTACCGACTGGCGCTGGAGGACGAGCCGATCACGCCGGCGACCTTCCGGTTCATCCGGCGCGGGTTGCGCGAGGCCACGGAAAACGGAGCGGTCTGCCTCGTCGTCGAAATGGACACGCCGGGCGGGCTCGTCGAGGCCACGCGCGACATCGTACAGCTTTTCCTGCGGAGTCCGATCCCGGTCGTCGTCTACGTGACGCCGCCGGGCGCACGGGCGGCCTCGGCCGGGGTGTTCATCACGCTGGCCGCGCATGTGGCGGCCATGGCCCCGGGCACGCACATCGGCGCAGCCCATCCCGTGCAGCTCGGAGGGGGACCGGCGGCACCGCCCGACACGGCACGGGTCGATCCCATGTCGGAAAAGATTCTGAACGATGCGGTGGCCTGGGCACGGGCGCTGGCCCAGTACCGGGGACGCAACGCCGACTGGGCGGCGCGGGCCGTCTCGGAAAGCCAGACGCTGACGGCCCGGGAGGCCGTGGCCCAGAACGTGGTCGATCTGCTGGCGCCCTCGCTGGACTCGCTGCTGGTGCTGCTGGACGGCCGGAACGTGGCGCTCGACGGCCAGACCGTGACGCTGCAGACGGCCGGGGCCACCGTGCACATGATCGAGCGCTGGTGGGGCGAACGCATTCTGGCGGCGCTTTCCAATCCGAACATCGCCTTCCTGCTGCTGATGCTGGGCTTCTACGGGCTGCTGTTCGAGCTCTACACGCCCGGCTGGGGCATTCCCGGCACGCTGGGCGCCATCTTTCTGATGCTGGGCTTCTACGGGCTCTCCATCCTGCCGGTCAACTACGTTGGACTGGCCCTGCTGGTGCTGGGCCTGGGCATGCTCGTGGCCGAGGCCTTCGTGCCCAGTTTTGGCCTGCTGACCGTGGGGGGCGTCGTGTGCCTGATCCTGGGTGGATTGATGCTCGTGGAAAGTCCGATGGGCTTTCCGAAGGTTTCGGCCGCCCTGGTGGTGCCGGTGGCGCTGGCCACGGCACTGATCGCGCTGTTTCTGCTGGGTAATGCGCTGCGCATTCAGCGCCGGCCGGCCCGTGTGGGCGATGAGACGCTGATCGGCCAGCAGGCCGTGGCCCGCGAAGACTTCACCCCGGAAGGCGACCATTTCCAGGGCTACGTGTTCGTCCACGGCGAATGGTGGCGGGCCTGCAGCACGGCTCCGGTGCGGGCCGGCCAGCCCGTCCGTATCGAACGCCGGGAGGGACTCCGCCTCTGGGTTTCACCGATTGTGTCCACCTGA
- a CDS encoding slipin family protein, translating into MLSSTGIVIGLIVLYFISCIRILYEYQRGVIFRMGRALPEPKGPGIVLVFWPIDRMVRVSLRTFVHDVPEQDVITRDNVSVRVNAVVYFRVVDPMKAVLEVEDYRYATTQLSQTSLRSIVGQVELDELLAEREKINRRLQEVIDQQTDPWGIKVSLVEVKHVDLPEHMKRAMAKQAESERERRAKVIHAQGELQAAEQLAQAAAMLEAHPMAMQMRFLQTLVEVGSENNTTIVFPIPLELIRPLLEPKKQR; encoded by the coding sequence ATGCTTTCGTCGACAGGCATCGTCATCGGACTGATTGTGCTGTATTTCATCAGCTGCATTCGCATTCTGTACGAGTATCAGCGCGGGGTCATCTTTCGGATGGGCCGGGCCCTCCCCGAGCCGAAGGGTCCGGGCATCGTGCTGGTGTTCTGGCCGATCGACCGCATGGTGCGCGTCAGTCTGCGCACGTTCGTGCACGACGTGCCCGAGCAGGACGTGATCACGCGCGACAACGTGTCGGTGCGCGTGAATGCCGTGGTCTATTTCCGCGTGGTCGATCCCATGAAGGCCGTGCTGGAGGTGGAAGATTACCGCTATGCCACTACCCAGCTTTCCCAGACTTCGCTCCGGAGCATTGTGGGCCAGGTGGAACTGGACGAACTGCTGGCCGAGCGTGAAAAGATCAACCGCCGGTTGCAGGAAGTCATCGACCAGCAGACGGATCCCTGGGGCATCAAAGTGTCGCTGGTGGAAGTCAAGCACGTGGATCTGCCCGAGCACATGAAGCGGGCCATGGCCAAGCAGGCCGAAAGCGAGCGGGAACGCCGCGCCAAGGTGATTCACGCGCAGGGCGAGCTGCAGGCGGCCGAGCAACTGGCTCAGGCGGCCGCCATGCTCGAGGCGCACCCCATGGCCATGCAGATGCGCTTTCTGCAGACGCTCGTGGAAGTCGGCTCCGAAAACAATACGACGATCGTCTTCCCGATCCCGCTGGAGTTGATACGTCCGTTGCTGGAGCCAAAGAAGCAGCGCTGA
- a CDS encoding DUF4295 family protein: MAKVSKNQRTDRVKNRQQVKMAKIVVAEKKPNGQYRFRERIVPLEAVNQAVQAG; this comes from the coding sequence ATGGCCAAGGTCAGCAAGAACCAGCGGACGGACCGCGTCAAGAACCGCCAGCAGGTCAAGATGGCCAAGATTGTGGTGGCCGAGAAGAAGCCGAACGGCCAGTATCGGTTTCGCGAGCGGATCGTGCCGCTCGAGGCGGTCAACCAGGCGGTTCAGGCCGGTTGA
- the rpmG gene encoding 50S ribosomal protein L33, translating into MAKKGKEARVQVILECTEAPGTSRYVTTKNRRNTPGRLELRKYNPVLRRHTLHREVK; encoded by the coding sequence ATGGCTAAAAAGGGGAAAGAAGCCCGGGTGCAGGTCATTCTGGAGTGCACGGAAGCGCCGGGCACCTCGCGCTACGTGACCACCAAGAACCGGCGCAACACCCCGGGCCGACTGGAGTTAAGAAAGTACAATCCGGTTCTTCGTCGCCACACTTTGCATCGGGAGGTGAAATAA
- the rpmB gene encoding 50S ribosomal protein L28, with the protein MARRDQLTGKGPVSGHNVSHANNKTKRRFLPNLQKKRFYIPEEKRWITLRVSAKTMKTINKKGLKAVLDEARRQGIKI; encoded by the coding sequence ATGGCACGTAGAGATCAGCTGACGGGTAAAGGGCCGGTATCGGGGCATAACGTCTCACACGCCAACAACAAGACGAAACGGCGTTTTCTCCCCAACCTGCAGAAGAAGCGGTTCTACATTCCGGAGGAGAAGCGCTGGATCACGCTCCGCGTCTCGGCCAAGACGATGAAGACGATCAACAAGAAAGGGCTCAAGGCGGTGCTGGACGAGGCGCGCCGTCAGGGTATCAAAATCTAA
- a CDS encoding phosphosulfolactate synthase, whose translation MLQKLPSMPERPERPRTFGLTLMLDKGLSVRQVEDVLEVAGPYIDLVKLGWGTALLTPCLERKLACYRAAGLPVYLGGTLFEAFYLRGELDAYCRLVERLGLTHVEVSDGVLTIPLEEKLRVIRRLAAHFVVLSEVGSKDAERILPPYRWVQQIQAELEAGSWKVICEARESGTVGLYRPSGEVRAGLVDEIVAMVPPAQLIFEAPRKVQQVWFIRHLGPNVNLGNIAPEEVLPLETLRRGLRADTLLDGYRQASSAS comes from the coding sequence ATGCTGCAGAAACTTCCCTCCATGCCCGAGCGGCCGGAGCGTCCCCGGACCTTCGGCCTGACGCTCATGCTCGACAAAGGGCTCTCGGTCCGACAGGTGGAAGACGTGCTGGAGGTGGCCGGCCCTTACATTGATCTGGTCAAGCTGGGGTGGGGCACGGCGCTGCTCACGCCCTGTCTGGAACGCAAGCTGGCCTGCTACCGGGCGGCCGGGCTTCCCGTCTATCTGGGCGGGACGCTGTTCGAAGCGTTCTACCTGCGTGGTGAACTGGATGCCTACTGTCGACTGGTCGAGCGGCTCGGGCTCACGCACGTGGAGGTATCCGACGGCGTCCTGACCATTCCGCTGGAAGAAAAGCTGCGCGTCATCCGGCGACTGGCCGCGCACTTCGTGGTGCTGAGCGAGGTAGGCTCCAAGGATGCCGAACGCATTCTCCCTCCCTACCGGTGGGTGCAGCAGATTCAGGCCGAACTGGAAGCGGGCAGCTGGAAGGTGATCTGCGAAGCCCGGGAAAGCGGCACGGTGGGACTCTATCGCCCCAGCGGTGAGGTGCGGGCCGGACTGGTCGATGAAATCGTTGCGATGGTTCCACCGGCGCAGCTCATCTTCGAAGCGCCCCGCAAGGTGCAACAGGTCTGGTTCATTCGTCACCTGGGACCCAATGTGAACCTGGGCAACATCGCACCCGAAGAGGTGCTCCCGCTGGAAACGTTGCGGCGGGGGCTTCGGGCCGATACGCTGCTGGACGGCTACCGGCAGGCTTCCTCGGCCTCCTGA
- a CDS encoding ABC transporter permease: protein MDVRLLLARRYLMARHQVTLIAVITGISVLGVAVGVAALIVVLSVMNGFYRVVRDLLVSVDPHVRIVSVAPGGLAVDDSLEQYLRRLPHVTEVTAYVEGKALLLYEGEGEVNKVVIVRGVEPEALEAMGAARVFGSVDLQRREGRPGILVGMPLARRLGLLPASSTEPASQVGLLSAPALEQLLTQPLAPPPLIRFEVRGLYQLTSGYDESHVFVALEEARRLFRMGDRVDGIALRLDDVAHAAALKALLEQRLDTTRYRVQTWYDLQRGLYDVMRLEKWGASLILALIVVVAAFSIVGALTMVVIEKRRDIGVLQAMGLSRKRVRQVFLLAGLLIGVAGAGLGLLLGVGLALLQQHFQLVPLPGAEAFLIHAYPVAIEITDLLGITLAALVLCVLAALYPAARAAAIEPAQAVHLDI, encoded by the coding sequence ATGGACGTTCGCTTGCTGCTGGCCCGCCGCTACCTGATGGCGCGGCATCAGGTGACGCTGATTGCCGTCATTACCGGCATTTCGGTGCTGGGCGTGGCGGTGGGCGTGGCCGCCCTGATCGTGGTGCTTTCCGTGATGAATGGCTTCTACCGGGTGGTGCGCGATCTGCTGGTGTCGGTCGATCCGCACGTGCGCATCGTGAGCGTTGCGCCGGGCGGGCTGGCCGTGGACGATTCGCTGGAGCAATACCTGCGGCGGTTGCCCCACGTGACGGAGGTGACGGCCTACGTGGAGGGCAAAGCGCTGCTGCTCTACGAAGGCGAGGGCGAGGTGAACAAGGTGGTGATCGTGCGGGGCGTCGAGCCCGAGGCGCTGGAGGCGATGGGCGCGGCGCGGGTTTTCGGGAGCGTGGACCTGCAGCGGCGCGAGGGCCGACCGGGCATTCTGGTGGGCATGCCGCTGGCCCGCCGGCTGGGACTGCTTCCGGCCAGCTCGACCGAACCGGCCAGTCAGGTGGGGTTGCTCTCGGCACCCGCGCTCGAGCAGCTGCTCACCCAACCGCTGGCGCCACCGCCCCTGATCCGCTTTGAGGTGCGCGGCCTTTACCAGCTGACGTCGGGTTATGACGAAAGCCACGTGTTCGTGGCGCTCGAAGAAGCCCGGCGGCTGTTCCGCATGGGCGATCGGGTCGATGGCATCGCGCTGCGACTGGACGACGTGGCCCACGCGGCCGCTCTCAAAGCGCTCCTGGAGCAGCGGCTCGACACGACCCGTTACCGCGTGCAGACCTGGTACGACCTGCAGCGGGGGCTCTACGACGTAATGCGGCTGGAAAAGTGGGGCGCCTCGCTGATTCTGGCGCTGATCGTGGTGGTGGCCGCCTTCAGCATTGTGGGCGCGCTTACCATGGTGGTCATCGAAAAACGAAGAGACATCGGCGTGCTTCAGGCGATGGGACTTTCCCGGAAGCGGGTGCGTCAGGTGTTCCTGCTGGCGGGTCTGCTGATCGGCGTGGCCGGCGCCGGTCTGGGGCTGTTGCTGGGAGTCGGACTGGCCCTGCTGCAGCAGCACTTCCAGCTGGTTCCGTTGCCGGGCGCCGAGGCCTTCTTGATCCACGCCTATCCGGTGGCCATCGAAATCACGGACCTGCTGGGCATCACGCTGGCGGCGCTGGTGCTCTGCGTGCTGGCGGCGCTCTACCCGGCGGCCCGCGCGGCCGCCATCGAGCCGGCCCAGGCCGTTCATCTGGACATCTGA
- a CDS encoding glycoside hydrolase family 5 protein yields the protein MRVLALLLLLLAISATAQPQKDNFYDDRIDTTAKAPPKETPRTYSLPFIRVEGNRFVDEQGRTVVFRGVSIADPDRLERLGRWDRRIFEVLKNDWNANIVRIPVHPRAWRARGEEAYLKLLDQAVEWANELGLYLIIDWHSIGNLRTELFQHPMYNTTKTETFRFWKTIAEHFRHNPIVAFYEVFNEPTRYNGTLGRMSWEEYKQIVEDIIYIIYAHDRTVIPLVGGFDWAYDLTYVRESPIAFPGIAYTAHPYPQKRQPPWEEKWEHDWGFVADTYPVFVTELGFMSADEPGAHVPVIGDETYGEAIVNYMEKKGISWTAWVFDPVWSPQLIKNWDFEPTTQGRFFREKMRQLNPRN from the coding sequence ATGCGTGTTCTGGCGCTGCTGCTTCTGCTGCTGGCGATTTCGGCCACGGCTCAGCCGCAGAAAGACAACTTCTACGACGACCGGATCGACACCACGGCCAAGGCGCCCCCGAAGGAAACGCCCCGGACCTATTCGCTTCCGTTCATTCGCGTGGAAGGCAACCGTTTCGTGGATGAGCAGGGCCGCACCGTCGTGTTTCGGGGCGTGTCGATTGCCGACCCCGACCGGCTTGAGCGGCTCGGCCGCTGGGACAGGCGTATCTTCGAAGTGCTCAAAAACGACTGGAACGCCAACATCGTACGCATTCCGGTGCACCCCCGGGCCTGGCGTGCGCGCGGCGAAGAAGCCTACCTGAAACTGCTGGATCAGGCCGTCGAGTGGGCCAACGAACTCGGACTCTATCTGATCATCGACTGGCACTCGATCGGCAACCTGCGCACCGAGCTGTTCCAGCACCCCATGTACAACACGACGAAGACGGAAACCTTCCGCTTCTGGAAAACGATTGCCGAACACTTCCGCCACAATCCGATCGTGGCTTTCTACGAGGTGTTCAACGAACCGACGCGCTACAACGGCACGCTCGGCCGCATGTCGTGGGAGGAGTACAAACAGATCGTCGAGGACATCATCTACATCATCTACGCGCACGACCGCACGGTCATCCCGCTGGTGGGCGGCTTCGACTGGGCCTACGACCTGACCTACGTGCGCGAAAGCCCGATCGCCTTCCCGGGCATCGCCTACACGGCCCATCCGTACCCGCAGAAACGGCAACCCCCGTGGGAGGAAAAATGGGAGCACGACTGGGGCTTCGTGGCCGACACCTATCCGGTCTTCGTGACCGAGCTGGGCTTTATGAGCGCGGACGAGCCCGGCGCGCACGTGCCGGTCATCGGCGACGAGACCTACGGGGAAGCCATCGTCAACTACATGGAAAAGAAGGGGATTTCCTGGACGGCCTGGGTGTTCGATCCGGTCTGGTCACCCCAGCTCATCAAAAACTGGGACTTCGAGCCCACCACGCAGGGCCGCTTTTTCCGGGAGAAAATGCGCCAGCTCAACCCGCGAAACTAA